The following coding sequences are from one Ornithodoros turicata isolate Travis chromosome 1, ASM3712646v1, whole genome shotgun sequence window:
- the LOC135366555 gene encoding uncharacterized protein LOC135366555 — protein MILATATNLSLTELALHADKILEVAQPSLAVMQATLPMPSHVTAPCTSVTAPPPDLYITVTCPVCPPPSFRPPEPTSEIAALREDVHELRALIASTQSNRGRFSKVHIDIVGPPPLSDRHRYLLTCVDRFTRWPEAAPMQDSTAETVAATFLQTWITRFGVPEENFTDRGPQFESRLFTAFTTLLGTKRLRTTAYHPAYNGLVERFHRHLKQTLMAHLDGSSWTEHLSLVLLGISCREARPRLLVSRACVRHVHPASCRHFQPSAIFATITPSPTRLRPTLKGCSLPAAPHTYESCFLLFPVRRPGPH, from the exons ATGATACTGGCCACTGCAACCAACCTTTCGCTCACAGAGCTGGCGCTTCATGCGGACAAGATTCTGGAAGTGGCGCAGCCTTCACTAGCCGTCATGCAGGCCACCCTTCCGATGCCCTCTCACGTGACTGCACCCTGCACTTCGGTGACTGCCCCTCCGCCAGACTTGTAcataacgg taacgtgccCTGTCTGCCCTCCGCCTTCCTTCCGTCCTCCCGAGCCAACAAGCGAAATTGCCGCTCTTCGAGAAGACGTTCACGAGCTCCGTGCCCTCATCGCCTCGACGCAGTCGAACCGTGGCCGTTTCTCGAAGGTCCATATTGACATAGTTGGACCCCCGCCCCTCTCTGACCGTCATCGCTACCTTCTAACATGCGTCGACAGATTCACCAGATGGCCTGAAGCAGCACCCATGCAGGACAGCACAGCTGAAACTGTCGCAGCGACTTTTCTTCAAACGTGGATTACCCGATTCGGTGTGCCAGAAGAAAACTTCACCGACCGGGGCCCGCAATTTGAAAGCCGACTTTTCACTGCCTTCACCACCCTTCTTGGCACGAAGCGTTTGCGCACGACGGCTTACCATCCGGCGTATAACGGCCTGGTAGAAAGATTCCACCGGCACCTCAAGCAGACACTTATGGCCCATTTGGACGGTTCCAGCTGGACCGAGCACCTGTCATTGGTGCTCCTCGGAATCAGCTGCCGTGAAGCACGACCTCGGCTGCTCGTCAGCAGAGCTTGTGTACGGCACGTCCATCCGGCTTCCTGCCGACATTTTCAACCATCGGCCATCTTCGCAACCATCACCCCTAGCCCCACCAGACTACGCCCAACGCTTAAAGGCTGCTCTCTCCCGGCTGCGCCCCACACCTACGAGAGCTGTTTCCTCCTCTTCCCCGTACGTCGCCCAGGACCTCACTAG